A stretch of the Euzebya tangerina genome encodes the following:
- a CDS encoding cell wall-binding repeat-containing protein: MRRPLALLLLVVLLLPILPGSPAIAEVGPEGAVARVVGDPIIMHRQVVARVEERVGTSSDRLATAFDQEARVVELSQHAHPEGADTVYLASNATFADALAAGPLLVRDGAALLLTDPAELAEPIRAELQRLDPSAVVILGGPAAVSDQVAEAAAGAVTAPITRVAGTNRYDTAAAIAREVFPGTTETVVVASGEGFADALAALPAVDVDGAAVLLTDGGRLPPETVAALQRLDPSRLLVMGGEAAIEDVTLEAIDAAVRATPLRLAGPTRYDTAAVIDGYTSRRRGAVPEVSYAVDGNDWRDALAVGPAVAQADARLLVLDTTVRFPPPDLSAAIAVADARAGEVSIQVMGTDGRTIGFAEDRVVAAVSTLKVMFMAAYLRQPDVAGRELTEADRALLEPMITASDNTTASTINRELGTAPLVEIATEVGMQDFQHVPTPWGNTRTSARDQVRLMAELPRLLPDRHRAYALDLLTRIVPEQRWGIGQLELPGWTVRFKGGWGSATGSVNHQSVRLEHRDGAVVALAVTTTNSPSHAYASETLELVFREILATLP, encoded by the coding sequence GTGCGCCGCCCCTTGGCTCTGCTGCTGCTCGTCGTCTTGCTCCTGCCGATTCTGCCGGGGTCGCCTGCCATCGCAGAGGTGGGACCGGAGGGTGCGGTCGCCCGTGTCGTCGGGGATCCGATCATCATGCACCGGCAGGTCGTGGCCAGGGTGGAGGAGCGAGTCGGGACGTCGTCGGATCGGTTGGCCACCGCCTTCGACCAGGAGGCCAGGGTCGTCGAGTTGTCCCAGCACGCCCACCCGGAGGGCGCAGACACCGTGTACCTGGCCAGCAACGCGACCTTCGCCGACGCACTGGCGGCCGGTCCACTGTTGGTCCGGGACGGGGCGGCGTTGCTGCTCACCGATCCTGCGGAACTGGCGGAGCCGATCCGTGCTGAGCTCCAGCGGCTGGACCCGAGCGCCGTGGTGATCCTGGGCGGGCCGGCGGCAGTCTCCGATCAGGTGGCCGAGGCGGCAGCGGGGGCCGTCACCGCGCCGATCACCCGCGTTGCCGGGACGAATCGGTATGACACGGCTGCCGCCATAGCCCGGGAGGTCTTCCCCGGCACGACCGAGACGGTCGTCGTCGCCAGCGGTGAGGGCTTCGCCGATGCCCTGGCCGCCCTCCCAGCCGTGGATGTCGACGGCGCCGCCGTCCTGCTCACCGACGGTGGGCGTTTGCCGCCCGAGACGGTGGCTGCGCTGCAACGACTGGATCCATCACGGCTGCTCGTGATGGGTGGCGAGGCGGCGATCGAGGACGTCACCCTCGAGGCCATCGATGCGGCGGTGCGAGCCACGCCGCTCCGCCTTGCCGGGCCGACGCGGTACGACACGGCCGCAGTCATCGACGGGTACACCAGTCGTCGGCGCGGAGCGGTCCCCGAGGTGTCCTACGCCGTCGACGGCAACGACTGGCGGGACGCCCTCGCCGTCGGACCTGCCGTGGCCCAGGCGGATGCGCGGCTCCTGGTGCTGGATACGACCGTGCGGTTCCCGCCGCCGGACCTGTCCGCCGCGATTGCTGTGGCGGATGCTCGAGCCGGCGAGGTCAGCATCCAGGTGATGGGAACTGACGGGCGCACGATCGGATTCGCCGAGGATCGGGTCGTCGCCGCCGTCAGCACCCTCAAGGTCATGTTCATGGCTGCGTATCTGCGGCAGCCGGACGTTGCGGGTCGCGAGCTCACCGAGGCCGACCGGGCCCTCCTCGAGCCCATGATCACCGCATCGGACAACACGACCGCCTCGACCATCAACCGTGAACTCGGCACGGCACCGCTGGTCGAGATCGCCACCGAGGTGGGGATGCAGGACTTCCAGCACGTCCCGACGCCGTGGGGCAACACGCGCACGTCGGCACGGGACCAGGTGCGGTTGATGGCGGAGCTGCCGCGACTCCTGCCGGATCGTCACCGCGCGTACGCGCTGGATCTGCTGACCCGGATCGTGCCCGAGCAGCGGTGGGGCATCGGGCAGTTGGAGCTGCCGGGGTGGACCGTCCGCTTCAAGGGCGGCTGGGGCAGCGCGACCGGATCGGTCAATCACCAGTCGGTCCGGCTCGAGCACCGCGACGGGGCGGTGGTCGCCCTTGCGGTGACCACGACCAACAGCCCGTCGCATGCGTACGCCAGTGAGACCTTGGAGTTGGTCTTCCGGGAGATCCTGGCGACGCTGCCCTGA
- a CDS encoding dihydrolipoyl dehydrogenase family protein: MADLDDGVARLDADLVVIGAGPAGTAAALRGAALGADVTIVEADRVGGVCTNTGCTPVRVLARTARLARDARSAAQFGVDVGAVSVDWDQLRTRVARVIEDVHEAKAIPKQFADAGVAFLHGRGRFSDQHTLHITPAVTVGPAERDVELDFGSAIIAVGGHSRRLPIPGAELAVLGEHVLELERLPDRALIIGSGSTGVQLATVLRAFGCDVALVEVADRIMPTADPDISATLSRAFSDSGIDVRTATSVTAIEALGGDQDGGRRVHLDSRLGPAQPASGSLEADVVIMCAGWPASVSGLGLGDLGIDVQRDAIVVDDYLRTNLPHIYAVGDVNGRAMLVQAAMAEGEAAAINAVLGPRRTATHGLLPWGGFTDPDIAGVGLTEDEARIAHGSCVVGQVSYAEMERPIIDGRTNGFLKVVLDPRRELILGAHAAGENAVEVVTAVATSMAADVAPATLARVEYAYPSYSAVIGEACRRAMRDHEA, translated from the coding sequence ATGGCTGATCTGGATGACGGAGTTGCTCGATTGGACGCCGACCTGGTCGTGATCGGTGCCGGACCGGCGGGGACGGCGGCTGCGCTTCGCGGCGCGGCCCTTGGCGCCGACGTCACCATCGTGGAAGCCGATCGGGTCGGCGGCGTCTGCACCAACACCGGCTGCACGCCGGTCCGGGTTCTCGCCCGAACGGCGCGGCTGGCCCGGGACGCGCGCTCTGCGGCCCAGTTCGGGGTGGACGTCGGTGCGGTCTCCGTCGACTGGGACCAGCTTCGCACCCGCGTCGCTCGAGTGATCGAAGACGTCCACGAGGCCAAGGCCATCCCCAAGCAGTTCGCCGACGCGGGGGTCGCGTTCCTCCACGGCCGCGGTCGCTTCAGCGATCAACACACGCTGCACATCACTCCAGCCGTCACCGTCGGGCCCGCGGAGCGCGATGTCGAGTTGGACTTCGGCTCGGCGATCATCGCCGTCGGGGGCCACTCACGAAGGCTGCCCATCCCCGGTGCCGAGCTGGCCGTTCTGGGCGAGCACGTGCTGGAACTCGAGCGACTTCCCGACCGGGCACTCATCATCGGATCCGGGTCCACGGGCGTCCAGCTGGCGACCGTGCTCCGTGCCTTCGGCTGTGACGTCGCCCTGGTCGAGGTGGCTGACCGGATCATGCCGACGGCCGACCCCGACATCTCCGCGACGCTGAGCCGGGCGTTCAGCGACTCGGGCATCGATGTCCGAACCGCCACGTCGGTGACGGCCATCGAAGCACTCGGCGGTGACCAGGACGGCGGTCGCCGTGTTCACCTCGACAGCCGCCTGGGCCCGGCCCAGCCGGCATCCGGCAGCCTGGAGGCGGACGTGGTCATCATGTGCGCCGGGTGGCCCGCATCGGTCTCCGGCCTGGGCCTGGGTGACCTCGGCATCGATGTCCAGCGGGACGCGATCGTCGTCGATGACTACCTCCGCACGAACCTGCCCCACATCTACGCGGTGGGAGATGTCAATGGACGGGCGATGCTCGTGCAGGCCGCGATGGCGGAGGGTGAGGCGGCAGCGATCAACGCCGTGCTGGGTCCTCGCCGCACTGCGACGCACGGCCTCCTGCCCTGGGGTGGCTTCACCGATCCTGATATCGCCGGCGTCGGTCTCACCGAAGACGAGGCCCGAATCGCGCACGGCAGCTGCGTCGTCGGGCAGGTCAGCTACGCGGAGATGGAACGGCCCATCATCGATGGACGAACCAATGGGTTCCTGAAGGTCGTGCTGGATCCCCGTCGCGAGCTCATCCTGGGGGCACACGCGGCCGGGGAGAACGCCGTGGAGGTGGTCACGGCCGTGGCGACCTCGATGGCCGCAGACGTCGCTCCGGCGACGCTTGCGCGGGTGGAGTACGCCTACCCCTCCTACTCCGCTGTGATCGGCGAAGCCTGTCGCCGGGCCATGCGCGATCACGAGGCCTAA
- a CDS encoding serine hydrolase domain-containing protein encodes MTTPSSAPTTPSSAPTTSPVTEPFTAAAFRPLVDAFRDLFSRRKDGGGALAVYRHGEPVVDVWAGYQDVEARTPWRADTMAMSYSTSKGVTATLVHRLIQRGVLDVEQPIAHYWPAFGQRGKDDITLRELLSHQAGMHRIRGVADTPGDLLDHRVMAKQLAARRPSSLRGRPAYHAMTFGYLLAAVIEAATGRDFPAVLAEEVTTPLGLDGCFISTPADQQHRIAPFYQRLAPLGISMDTIGHYAKTLRRFRPAVNALLPHGLDQFANTPAMWEAVIPAANGVFTARSLARMYAPLAAGGWIEGQQFLQPEVLGEAGRVQTRSRDVVLGLRMRWRLGYHQGFVAGSDQPRRAFGHYGLGGSGGWADPDTGLSLGFVTNRLSAATTPVADARLAKLGAVAHSCVHY; translated from the coding sequence GTGACCACCCCGAGCAGCGCGCCGACCACCCCGAGCAGCGCGCCGACCACCAGCCCCGTCACCGAGCCGTTCACCGCCGCAGCCTTCCGTCCGTTGGTCGACGCCTTCCGCGACCTGTTCAGCCGCCGCAAGGACGGGGGAGGAGCCCTGGCGGTGTATCGGCACGGCGAGCCGGTCGTCGACGTCTGGGCGGGGTATCAGGACGTCGAGGCACGAACGCCCTGGCGGGCGGACACCATGGCGATGTCGTACTCCACCTCCAAGGGGGTGACGGCCACCCTCGTCCACCGGTTGATCCAGCGCGGTGTCCTCGATGTCGAGCAGCCGATCGCCCACTACTGGCCCGCGTTCGGTCAGCGTGGCAAGGACGACATCACGCTGCGCGAACTCCTGAGCCATCAGGCCGGCATGCACCGCATCCGAGGGGTGGCCGACACCCCCGGCGACCTGCTCGACCACCGCGTCATGGCCAAGCAGCTGGCGGCGAGGCGCCCCTCCTCACTGCGAGGACGACCGGCCTATCACGCGATGACCTTCGGGTACCTGCTGGCTGCCGTCATCGAGGCGGCGACGGGGCGTGACTTCCCCGCAGTGCTGGCCGAGGAGGTGACGACACCACTCGGCCTTGACGGGTGCTTCATCTCCACCCCGGCTGACCAGCAGCACCGGATCGCCCCCTTCTACCAACGGCTGGCACCCCTCGGCATCAGCATGGACACGATCGGCCACTACGCCAAGACGCTCCGGCGGTTCCGCCCAGCCGTCAATGCCCTGCTGCCCCACGGCCTCGACCAGTTCGCCAACACGCCCGCCATGTGGGAGGCCGTGATCCCCGCGGCCAATGGGGTGTTCACCGCCCGATCCCTGGCCCGGATGTATGCACCGCTGGCGGCCGGCGGCTGGATCGAGGGGCAGCAGTTCCTGCAGCCCGAGGTGCTGGGCGAGGCCGGGAGGGTCCAGACGCGCAGCCGCGATGTCGTACTCGGCCTGCGGATGCGCTGGCGGCTCGGCTACCACCAGGGGTTCGTGGCCGGGTCCGACCAGCCGCGGCGGGCCTTCGGCCACTACGGCCTCGGCGGGTCGGGCGGTTGGGCTGATCCCGACACCGGGCTCTCTCTCGGCTTCGTGACGAACCGCCTGTCAGCGGCCACCACGCCGGTTGCGGACGCCCGACTGGCCAAGCTGGGCGCCGTCGCCCACAGCTGCGTGCACTACTGA
- a CDS encoding class I SAM-dependent methyltransferase, with protein MSDTDRRPRTANPAPFVDAITEYLEPHREQFNYDAMRHTFLDNDRFHRWAAQVDRHHPVEGSRFLSSGCGMGGSLLAYHDAGAASVTGVEVDPLYVRMATLRTADLADASVQQVPPDPPLPFEDGRFDLIESMDVIEHVPDPRAYLAELLRVLAPSGLILVVTPNRLWPVEQHLGIAGPPWLPVGFADRVFAAAARLPGLSDERRFKFRELADIRTQNMSLRRLRGLAVDLDLHLEVLVRSDDGEAAFPLPADQPRAEAMMRSRWGKFVSPLKTLAVTLQPR; from the coding sequence ATGAGTGACACCGACCGGCGGCCGAGGACGGCGAACCCGGCGCCCTTCGTCGACGCGATCACCGAGTACCTCGAGCCGCACCGCGAACAGTTCAACTACGACGCGATGCGGCACACCTTCCTGGACAACGATCGCTTCCACCGCTGGGCTGCGCAGGTCGATCGCCACCACCCGGTCGAGGGCTCTCGCTTCCTCTCCTCCGGCTGCGGCATGGGCGGTTCCCTGCTGGCCTACCACGACGCTGGAGCAGCCAGTGTGACCGGCGTCGAGGTCGACCCGCTGTACGTCCGCATGGCGACGCTGCGAACGGCCGATCTGGCGGACGCTTCGGTGCAGCAGGTCCCACCGGACCCGCCGCTGCCGTTCGAGGACGGCCGCTTCGACTTGATCGAGTCGATGGACGTCATCGAACACGTCCCCGACCCACGGGCCTACCTGGCGGAGCTGCTCCGGGTGTTGGCGCCCAGTGGCCTGATCCTGGTGGTCACCCCGAATCGGCTGTGGCCTGTGGAGCAGCACCTCGGCATCGCAGGGCCGCCGTGGCTGCCGGTCGGGTTTGCCGACCGGGTCTTCGCGGCAGCGGCACGTCTGCCCGGCCTCTCGGACGAACGGCGCTTCAAGTTCCGGGAACTCGCCGACATCCGAACGCAGAACATGAGCCTGCGACGGCTCCGGGGCCTGGCCGTCGACCTCGACCTGCACCTCGAGGTTCTTGTGCGGAGTGACGACGGCGAGGCGGCCTTTCCGCTGCCGGCGGACCAGCCGCGGGCCGAGGCGATGATGCGGTCCCGTTGGGGCAAGTTCGTCTCACCACTGAAGACCTTGGCGGTGACCCTGCAGCCACGCTGA
- a CDS encoding class I SAM-dependent methyltransferase → MSWETLTAAEQDHLLRRPFDHFARYRLAAEVVERTVGPDARVLDLGGGPGTLAAFLPEADVTATDIVAPSSWHEQAPDLVLADGAQLPFADDAFDAVVTLDTLEHVVPASRSSFLDEIGRVAARWALVVCPFGTPGVPDADIALRAYVRNRFADDLPTIGILNEHINYGHPNLAASRDRLAAFGLVATIPSGRLDRWLAGMITFFHLLSLGDDEPVEVVQRFLNRNLYEADLQGPAYRHGLLLRLTDDGPDPQSIADALLERAIADPHAEADLDLLRLVLTEELIDSSASQADLQARLDLTAEAERQTRKNAEGLEQALAVAEAERVNLAAQIQEVQAQRDALQADLDRIMQHPAVRVRRAVKRLLDR, encoded by the coding sequence ATGAGCTGGGAGACGTTGACGGCCGCCGAGCAGGACCACCTCCTGCGGCGGCCGTTCGACCATTTTGCGCGGTATCGCCTTGCCGCGGAGGTCGTCGAGCGAACCGTCGGGCCGGACGCCCGCGTGCTCGATCTGGGTGGCGGACCGGGCACCCTCGCGGCGTTCCTGCCAGAGGCCGACGTCACCGCCACCGACATCGTCGCGCCGTCCAGCTGGCACGAGCAGGCGCCTGACCTGGTGCTGGCTGACGGTGCTCAGCTGCCGTTCGCCGACGACGCCTTCGATGCCGTGGTGACGCTCGACACGCTGGAGCACGTCGTCCCGGCCTCGCGGTCGTCCTTCCTGGACGAGATCGGCCGGGTGGCCGCCCGATGGGCTCTCGTCGTCTGCCCCTTCGGCACGCCCGGCGTTCCCGACGCCGACATCGCACTGCGGGCCTACGTCCGCAACCGGTTCGCCGATGACCTCCCGACCATCGGCATCCTCAACGAGCACATCAACTACGGCCACCCGAACCTGGCCGCAAGTCGCGACCGCCTGGCCGCTTTCGGTCTCGTCGCCACCATCCCCAGCGGACGTCTGGACCGGTGGCTGGCCGGGATGATCACCTTCTTCCACCTGCTCTCACTGGGCGACGATGAGCCCGTGGAGGTGGTGCAGCGGTTCCTCAACCGCAATCTCTACGAGGCCGACCTGCAGGGACCCGCCTATCGGCACGGGCTGCTGCTGCGCCTGACCGATGACGGCCCGGACCCGCAGTCGATTGCGGATGCGCTGCTGGAGCGCGCGATCGCCGACCCGCACGCCGAGGCCGATCTGGACCTGCTCAGGTTGGTCCTCACCGAGGAGTTGATCGACTCGAGCGCCTCACAGGCTGATCTGCAGGCTCGACTCGACCTGACCGCCGAAGCCGAGCGACAGACCCGCAAGAACGCCGAGGGCTTGGAGCAGGCACTGGCGGTGGCGGAGGCCGAGCGGGTGAACCTGGCGGCCCAGATCCAAGAGGTGCAGGCGCAGCGGGATGCGCTCCAAGCCGATCTCGACCGCATCATGCAGCATCCTGCGGTCCGGGTCCGTCGTGCGGTCAAGCGGCTCCTCGACCGATGA
- the rplA gene encoding 50S ribosomal protein L1 — MAKRGKRYQAAAAKIDAERLYSPSDASRLVRETSTVSYDPSVEVAVRLGVDPRKADQMVRGSVILPSGTGKTNRVAVFADGPKATEAEEAGADIVGVDTLIEMIDSGDLDFDVLIATPNQMGKIGRFGKVLGPRGLMPNPKTGTVTMDVAKAVGDAKGGKIDFRVDRQGNVHLVIGKASFTPTQLWANYNAVMEELHRLKPASAKGRYMRSIAMSTSQGPSIKVEARTRDEFEEAMEAAPDEVSV, encoded by the coding sequence ATGGCAAAGCGTGGAAAGCGGTATCAGGCCGCAGCAGCAAAGATCGACGCGGAGCGGTTGTACAGCCCCTCTGACGCCTCCCGACTGGTCCGCGAGACCAGCACGGTCTCCTACGACCCGAGCGTCGAGGTCGCCGTTCGACTGGGCGTCGACCCCCGCAAGGCCGATCAGATGGTCCGTGGCTCGGTCATCCTCCCCTCCGGCACCGGCAAGACCAACCGGGTCGCCGTGTTCGCGGACGGCCCGAAGGCCACCGAGGCGGAGGAGGCCGGCGCCGACATCGTCGGGGTCGACACCCTCATCGAGATGATCGACTCCGGCGATCTGGACTTCGACGTTCTCATCGCCACACCGAATCAGATGGGCAAGATCGGTCGGTTCGGGAAGGTCCTCGGTCCCCGTGGGCTGATGCCCAACCCCAAGACCGGCACGGTGACGATGGACGTCGCCAAGGCCGTCGGCGATGCCAAGGGCGGCAAGATCGACTTCCGCGTCGACCGCCAGGGCAACGTGCACCTGGTGATCGGCAAGGCCTCGTTCACACCAACTCAGCTGTGGGCCAACTACAACGCCGTGATGGAGGAGCTCCACCGGCTGAAGCCCGCCTCGGCCAAGGGTCGGTACATGCGGTCGATCGCCATGTCGACGTCGCAGGGCCCCTCGATCAAGGTCGAGGCGCGGACCCGCGACGAGTTCGAGGAGGCCATGGAGGCCGCCCCGGACGAGGTGTCGGTCTAG
- the rplK gene encoding 50S ribosomal protein L11 translates to MAKKVSGLIKLQIPAGQATPAPPVGPALGQHGVNIMEFCKAYNERTQAQAGNVIPVEITVYEDRSFTFITKTPPAAKLLLKAAKLEKGSGEPNRNKVGQINRDAVREIAEMKMPDLNANDVDAATKIIEGTARSMGLVVVD, encoded by the coding sequence ATGGCCAAGAAAGTCTCCGGCCTCATCAAGCTGCAGATCCCTGCGGGTCAGGCAACCCCTGCCCCGCCCGTCGGTCCGGCCCTCGGCCAGCACGGCGTCAACATCATGGAGTTCTGCAAGGCCTACAACGAGCGCACCCAGGCGCAAGCCGGCAATGTCATCCCGGTCGAGATCACGGTGTACGAGGACCGCTCGTTCACCTTCATCACCAAGACGCCGCCAGCGGCCAAGCTGCTGCTGAAGGCCGCCAAGCTCGAGAAGGGCTCCGGCGAGCCGAACCGCAACAAGGTCGGCCAGATCAACCGCGACGCCGTCCGGGAGATCGCCGAGATGAAGATGCCCGACCTCAACGCCAACGACGTCGACGCCGCCACCAAGATCATCGAGGGCACAGCCCGCTCGATGGGTCTTGTGGTTGTGGACTAG
- the nusG gene encoding transcription termination/antitermination protein NusG translates to MSDDTTNDGGVATDDPTDDLDDLLSAAGADVEDTSEAREDTTAESDDDAAAEIVEADDAADDGADDADDETPAAPAKKRRINPLFLPGEFYVVHTYAGYEAKVKENLLSRIQSMNMDDRIYDIIIPTEEAVEIKAGKKQQVQKKVFPGYVLVRMDLDDESWYVVRNTPAVTGFVGPPGARPVPLSIDEVEKILAEPEEDEAGDGEGKAKKPTIDFDVDENVRVTSGPFADFTGTISEINADQEKLKVLVSIFGRETPVELTFEQVAKL, encoded by the coding sequence ATGAGCGACGACACCACCAACGACGGCGGCGTCGCCACCGACGATCCGACCGACGACCTGGACGACCTGCTGAGCGCGGCGGGCGCCGACGTCGAGGACACGTCCGAGGCCCGTGAGGACACCACGGCGGAGTCCGACGACGACGCTGCGGCGGAGATCGTCGAGGCCGATGACGCCGCCGATGACGGCGCTGATGACGCCGACGACGAGACCCCCGCGGCACCCGCCAAGAAGCGGCGGATCAACCCGCTGTTCCTGCCAGGCGAGTTCTACGTCGTGCACACCTACGCCGGCTACGAGGCCAAGGTGAAGGAGAACCTGCTGAGCCGGATCCAGTCCATGAACATGGACGACCGGATCTACGACATCATCATCCCGACCGAAGAGGCCGTCGAGATCAAGGCCGGGAAGAAGCAGCAGGTCCAGAAGAAGGTCTTCCCCGGGTACGTCCTGGTCCGCATGGACCTCGACGACGAGTCGTGGTACGTCGTCCGCAACACGCCAGCCGTCACCGGGTTCGTCGGTCCGCCGGGCGCCCGGCCGGTGCCGCTCTCGATCGACGAGGTCGAGAAGATCCTGGCCGAGCCGGAGGAAGACGAGGCCGGCGACGGCGAGGGCAAGGCCAAGAAGCCGACGATCGACTTCGACGTCGACGAGAACGTCCGCGTGACCTCCGGCCCGTTCGCCGACTTCACCGGAACGATCTCCGAGATCAACGCCGACCAGGAGAAGCTCAAGGTCCTGGTCTCCATCTTCGGCCGCGAGACGCCGGTCGAGCTGACCTTCGAACAGGTCGCCAAGCTGTAA
- the secE gene encoding preprotein translocase subunit SecE, whose protein sequence is MSDTTNSGPTSDTRVGPAQFLREVRTELRRVAWPSRTEVVQYSLIVLAATLVLGGFIFGLDQLFGQIVFWIFG, encoded by the coding sequence ATGAGCGACACAACCAACAGCGGCCCCACCAGCGACACCCGCGTCGGGCCAGCCCAGTTCCTCCGAGAAGTTCGCACCGAGCTTCGACGGGTCGCCTGGCCCTCTCGCACCGAGGTCGTCCAGTACTCCCTGATCGTGCTCGCCGCCACGCTGGTGCTGGGCGGCTTCATCTTCGGGCTGGACCAGTTGTTCGGACAGATCGTCTTCTGGATCTTCGGATGA
- a CDS encoding SDR family NAD(P)-dependent oxidoreductase, with product MVGIETGLGAAVGEELTRRGLQVVGVGRPASGHTAAAEEHAGASVTGDLADPETAATATELAARQGDLSVLVVASLHPLDRAFVSQDDREWDLVLDSLLTSSRTFCRGVAPAMQAAAAAEMEPGPLARPAPRRIVLTVPATTATATAGGSASAAAGGAVVALTRTLARELGGYGIRVNAVRVGHLEDEGAAAMATPVREMAAATTALGRFGTVQEAAAVYGFLASEGADYITGAVVDVTGGLLGT from the coding sequence GTGGTCGGGATCGAGACCGGTCTCGGCGCGGCCGTCGGCGAGGAGCTGACGCGGCGTGGTCTGCAGGTCGTCGGCGTCGGCCGTCCGGCCTCCGGGCACACCGCTGCGGCTGAGGAGCACGCCGGGGCATCGGTGACCGGGGACCTTGCCGATCCGGAGACCGCCGCCACGGCCACGGAACTGGCGGCCCGGCAGGGGGATCTGTCCGTCCTCGTCGTCGCCAGCCTCCACCCGCTGGACCGGGCGTTCGTCAGCCAGGACGACCGGGAGTGGGACCTGGTCCTCGACTCGCTGCTGACCAGCAGCCGCACGTTCTGCCGTGGTGTGGCACCCGCAATGCAGGCGGCCGCGGCAGCCGAGATGGAGCCCGGACCGCTTGCCCGGCCAGCCCCTCGACGGATCGTCCTCACCGTCCCGGCGACCACGGCAACCGCGACGGCAGGCGGCTCCGCCAGCGCCGCTGCCGGCGGCGCCGTCGTCGCTCTCACCCGGACGCTGGCCCGAGAGTTGGGTGGCTACGGGATCCGCGTCAACGCCGTGCGGGTCGGCCATCTGGAGGATGAGGGGGCCGCGGCCATGGCCACACCGGTCCGCGAGATGGCCGCAGCCACGACGGCCTTGGGTCGCTTCGGGACCGTCCAGGAGGCCGCGGCCGTGTACGGCTTCCTGGCCTCCGAGGGGGCGGACTACATCACAGGAGCGGTGGTTGATGTGACCGGCGGGCTGCTCGGCACCTGA
- the infC gene encoding translation initiation factor IF-3: protein MAERLATNQEIRAKEVRLIGPTGDQIGVVPLKIAIDAAREADLDLVEVAPNAKPPVAKVMDYGKYQYEQERAAREARKKQKSTGQKALRLRPKTDDHDFDTKVRQARKFLTSGYSVRFQVMFRMRELRRPEMGLALLDKVVEELDDVAQVDSRTGLQGRFATMVLSPKAGAGS, encoded by the coding sequence GTGGCTGAACGACTCGCGACGAATCAGGAGATTCGTGCCAAGGAAGTGCGCCTCATCGGGCCGACCGGCGATCAGATCGGCGTCGTACCACTGAAGATCGCCATCGACGCCGCCCGAGAGGCCGATCTGGACCTGGTCGAGGTGGCGCCCAACGCCAAGCCGCCCGTCGCCAAGGTCATGGACTACGGCAAGTACCAGTATGAGCAGGAGCGGGCCGCCCGCGAGGCTCGGAAGAAGCAGAAGTCGACAGGTCAGAAGGCACTCCGTCTGCGGCCGAAGACCGATGACCACGACTTCGACACCAAGGTCCGCCAGGCACGGAAGTTCCTGACCAGCGGCTACTCCGTTCGCTTCCAGGTCATGTTCCGCATGCGTGAGCTCCGCCGGCCTGAGATGGGCCTGGCCCTGCTCGACAAGGTCGTCGAGGAGCTCGACGACGTCGCCCAGGTCGACAGCCGAACGGGTTTGCAGGGTCGCTTCGCGACGATGGTCCTCTCACCGAAGGCTGGGGCCGGCTCATAG